The genomic interval TTTTAGTTCTAAACAGATATCACCCAATTGGTTTAAAAGTTCGATTGGATAAGGGAATTCAGATTTGGTTTCCAAGGATTTTAAAACCACAAGACTCTCTTGGTATCGACCTAGGTTTTTTAAAAGGAGACCCGTTTTGTAAGTATAAATTGTTTCTTCTGGTTTGAGTTGGCTTAAGGTTTGGTAAGTAGAAAGGGCTTCTTCGTTTTCTCCCAAAGTCGATTGGACGGTTCCAAGACCAATCAGAAGTTTTTCATTTTTGGGATCTATGTTTTTGCCTTTTTCATAAGCAAGTTTTGCATTTTCATATTCACCTAACTGATAGTAGGAAGAACCAAGAAGAGAATAACCATCAATCAGTTCAAAAGTCTGGATGGAAGATTTTGCTTTTTCCAAAGCAGAATCCATATTTCCTTTTTGAAATTCGTTACTTCCTTCTGCAACAAGCGCCCTTGCCTCTTCAATCTTTTGCCGATCCGAAACATCGGATTTTTCTACCACCGGATCTTTGACAGTGACTGGTTTAAAATCCCGAGACTGACAACCTACAAATAGAACGAAGGTAAATATTAAAAAACTAAGTTGTCTCATTTTTGGAGCCTTTCCTCAAACTTAACCATATCAGGATATCGTATTTTAACACCACGAAGAGGTGTGCCCGTAATAGGAGCGTTATGCGGAGTTAAAACGCCTATATTCCAAAAAGTTTCAAAATTCCAAGGAAGTTCTTCTACGGTTTTATTTCCTAAGGACAATCGAACCATTTTCTTTTCGATATCTGTTGAAAGTTTTACGATGCGTCCTTTGAGTTCATCCTCTTTGTCCCAACGGTAAGAAGAACGAACAGGAGCTTCCTTTTCTTCGGAAGAAAATTTAATGATATGGAAATCTGTTTTGTCTACATAAACCAAAATTGTATTTTGATTGTGGTCGGTAAAAGACAAACCAACAGCACCATTCAAATCTTTAACTAGATCTAACACAAGTTCGGCTTCCAGATAATCAGGAATTAGGTCTTCGGAATACACTCCATACCAACCAGCAGGAAGATCTTTGTTTTTTGCAAAGGTAAGTTTGCCAGGAAATGTAGCGGAAAAATTAGGAGAAGCTGAAGTTAAGTTCCAAAACTCTTCTGACTCCCAACCCACTCCATCTTCTAAAGAGATTGGCAAAGCGATGGATGTAATTTGTTTCGGTCTAATTTTGATTCCAGCTTTCGCATATTCAAAGTTAGAGTCATTTTTTGTGCGAATAAATTGGATCGGATAACTCCCATAAGGAACTCCCGATTCCGCATATTGTGTTTTTCCTTTTTTCTGACCATCTACAACGATGTCGAGGCCCGGAGGAAAACTAGAAATGACAATGGTTCCTTGTGAAATGTCATCACTCCATTCTTGGAACACACGTGTGGTTTTCCCTGCTCGAATCAAAATATTTCTTTTTACAGGATCTTTGCCGGGTTTTGCAAAAGAGAGGGTATGTTTGCCGTTGATGAGTTGGTAAGAAAGTAAGGGAGCTTTGCCAACTTCCACGCCGTCCAGATAAATCGCAGTTCCAGGTGAAGTGGAAAATACAGAAACATTTCCTCGTAAGGAGGAAGTAAAATAAGAGCGAAGTTCATCGTCTGAAGGTGTAGAAACTTCAGCGAAGTAAGAAGGAACAGTTCCCGTCAAAGGTTGGAGTTGTCTTTTGCCGTGGAATACATCAAAGGACTTTACTGATTTAACTGCAGGTTCCTTTTCTTCTTGGAAAACAAAAATCGCCTTTCCATAGTTTTGTGACAATACTGGATCTTTGTATTGTACCTCAACAGAAAGTCTTTCTGCATTTTTAGTGAGGGATAATTCCAATAACAAATCTAAGTCGGAAGTTTCTGAAAATTTAGGATCTGCATCTTTGGGTGCTTTTTTATAAAGGCCCAGTTTGTTGTGAGGGAAAAGGATTTTCTCTTCTAGTAGTAATAAATCTGATTTAGAGAACTCCTCTGGAACTTGTTTCCAGAGGAGGGAAAAATGTGGAGTGGATTTATTTACCAGTCGTTCTTTGTAATCTCTACCCGAAGGAAGGGGTTCCGACTCACCCGGAAGAGGTGTGATGAACTTAGGTTTTGTAAAACTTCGATTCAGTGTTTCGATCTTTGTGACCGAAGAACAATAACCGACTAAAAAACAAAGGACCGGTAAATAAACATATCTCATTTCGTCTTATCAAAACTCTCTTTAGGTGCTAATTTTAAGGAATCTTTTTGAACATCTTTTTTGATGTATTTAGAATCTTCGATAGACTTAGCAGTTGTGATCACTTCATCAGATTTTGATTTAGTAATCTCACGTGATTTTGCTGCTTTTTCCAATTCTTCCACAGAAGATCCAATGTTTAATTTTTGAAGTTCTTCGTTGTTAGTTCGGAGTTCGTTTGCAAGAGACTCAAACTGTAACATCTTAGTGTTTTCAAAAGCTAACATTTCTTTCATCTCTGATAGAGATTGTTTGTCCATTGGTTTGATCATTTTATCAGAAAGTTTAGTTTCGTTTCCGACTTCAGCTGTTTTCTGTTTGTCGACAACGATTTCGTTTTCTGAGTTTGATTTGCGGATCGCAACTGCACCGTCCAAAACTGTATACTTAACCACACAGTTTCCTGAACCACAAGCTACGTTCCCACCTTTTGCGGATGGATTTTCAACATTGGTAAGGAAGATTGTTCCGCGAACACCCGCAATGGAAGTTGGAGTCACTACACTGAAAGATTCTGTTTTTCTTTCTTTGCGTAGAACAGTGACTAATTTACCGTACTGCATGTTAACTTCTGTTTCGCGAGATCCGTCATTTGCTGCAAAAGCTTGGCTTACGCTAAGAGAAGTATTTTTGTTTAATTTAAGTACTCCGTCCTCACCCACAAGAATTTCCACGGAACCGTTTTGTCCAGTAACGATGGTATCTTTAGAAGTTAAAACATCACCTAAGTTTGGTTTCACCTGTCCACTCTCGCGAATCACAACAACATCACCTTTCACAAAGGCCACAACTACGTTGCTTTCTTGCGCGGACTTTTCTGTAACATTGGTTACAGATTCCTTAGAATCTTTTTGGCAAGCAGTAAAAAGTATGGCAAAAATCGCCACAAATCCTAATGCCGACAACTGTTTGATCATTGTACGTTTCATATTCCTTCCTCCGGAAATGTCATTCTAAGAATAGATAACAACTGAGTGCTTGGCAACTCTTTTCCCTAATACCTTTTTGTGACAGCTTTTGTCCAATGGTCCCGTCTCGTCACTCGGTACGGGTTTTCAAGGCTTTCGATCATGGATTCTAAGCTCTTTTTCCTGGTTTCATCCATGGATTCGTTTAGGTGTTTACGCATGGAACATTCAGAACCTAGTTCACAGCAATAAATTTCCTGACAGGATTCTTTAATCTTTCGTAATTCTGGAAAACTTTCCCAAAGTTCAACAGGTGTCAGGTGTAAGATGCCCCATTCTTTGACTCCTGGAGAGTCGATGAGAACTGTGTTTTCTTCCAAAAACAAAGCAAAAGAATTAGTAGTGGTATGTTTTCCTTTTTTGGTCGATCCACTGACGAGGTTCGTCCTTTGTACTGTCTTTTTATGAAGATGGTTCATGAGTGTGGACTTTCCAACACCAGAATTTCCACACAGGAAGGTTCGTTTCCCGCGAATCCTTTCCCATAACGGTTGGATAGATTCTTCCGAAAGGAGAGAAACACTCATCACTTCATAACCTAACTCTCTATAGTAAACCTCGCGTTCTTCGATTTCTTCATCAGAAATTAAATCTTTTTTAGTAAAAATAATCAGTGGAGGAATTTCTGTTTGGTATGAGGCCGCAAGTAACCTATCGATAAATCCTGGTTTGGTTTCTGGATCTTTGCAGGAAGCAAGAATTGCCACTTGGTCTAAATTGGCACATAACACATGACTGTCGCCACGATCACTTTTCCTAGAGAGAAAATTCTTACGTTCCAATTTTTCCGAAATGACCCACTCTTCGCCGGAAGATTTTTCAGCCAAAACCATATCTCCCACAACAAAAGGATGGCGTTCGTTCGAATTCTTTAACCGTAACTTACCTTTGAGTACGGCGAGGGCATAGGAAGTTCCTTCTGAATAAATTTCATAATAGGCTCCGAAGATACGAGCAATTATAAATAGTTCTTTACCCAAGTGGAATGTACCAAAATAATCTAGTTCTTACATTCTATACAGATGACATGCAAACACAAGTTTTCTTTCCTTTTGGAATCATAATCCTTTCTTCTTTTGCCTGGTTGGTTTTTGCTTATACCTTAGGCACTACCGATTCCACTAAAAACTTATCTTTGTTTGCCTGCATTTTGGGATTTTTGACACTTTCCCTTCTCTATTTTTTGCGAAAGAAACCAAAAACAAACGAATCAGAAAAACCCAAAAAAAGGGATGAACTTGTCCAAAACCTATTTGCCTTAGAAAAATTCAAAGAAGAACTGATTTCTTTCAACGACCCCGACCAAATCAGCGAAACCATCAGCCAATTCCTTACTTCCAAAATCCCAGCCGAGTTTGCCCAAGTTTATACTTGGGACGAAAGAGAAGGACAATTTCGCCCAAGACCATTTTTAGAATCACTTGACCAGAAGTTTTCAAATTTACCATCCATTCCCGTATTCGATCCATTCCTGCTTTGGTTGTCCGAACGCGAAGGAATTCATATCAAAGAAAACTTCATTCAATTTGCATCCACTCATCACGAAAAAATAGCCAAACAAGCATTAGTTTTTTTTACAGAAACAAAATCCGAATTAGTAGCAACCCTTTCCATCAAATCAAGTTTAGTTGGTTTTATTTTACTAGGGAAACACAAAGAAGGGAAAATTTATGATATCGAGGAAATCGAAATTATTTTAGAGATTCTTTCGGTATCACTCATGTCTCTATCCAATTCGATGATTTACCAACAGCTTTTAAACTTAACAGAAACGTTGGAAGCAAAGGTAAGAGAACGAACCAAAGAATTAGAAGAGACCCAAGCCCATTTGGTGCAGTCTGAAAAAATGGCTTCTCTCGGGGTAATGGTGGCGGGGATTGCTCATGAAATCAATACCCCTGCTGCCGTCATCAATGGTTCAGCAGACAACTTAGATGCAAATTTAGTTTTTGTATTATCTCATTTGGGAGATATTTCTCATCTCATTCAGAATCCAGATTTCCGTTCGATTTACTTAGACATTCTCTTTAGTTTTGTCAAAGAAGATCCTACTGCAAAAATTGATCCCAAAGATAAATTCAAACTCAAAAAAGAAACGAAACATAAATTCATCCAAGATGGGATTCCAGAAAATGATGCGACAGACCTTGCAACCTTTATCATTGACCACCATCTTTTGCATATGCAAGAAGAACTCATCCGTATTTGGAAATCGGGAGGGAAAGAAACCTTTGAGATGTTAAAGAACACTCTAAGTCTTCAACGAAATATCAAAAATATTAAATATGCAATTCGTAATATTGTTCGGATTGTCAAAGCACTCAAATACTATTCTCATTTAGGCCAAGCCTCATATGCTGAGTCCGATCTACACGAAGGATTAGAAAACACTCTTGTGATCATGCAAAACCAAATCAAACATGGAGTGGAAATTGAAAGGGCTTATGGAACCATTCCTACTGTTAGGTGCAATATCGACGAACTCAACCAAGTTTGGACCAACCTCATCACCAACGCCATCCATGCGATGAAAAAAATCGAACATCCAAAACTAGTGATCTCTTCTAGAATGGTTGGTGAAGATTATGTATTGATTAGTTTCGAAGACAATGGGTCAGGAATTCCCTCTGAAATCAAAGACAAAATTTGGGATCCGTTTTTCACAACCAAAGACCAGGGAGAAGGTACAGGGCTTGGGCTCGGGATTGTGAAAGGAATCATCGAAAAACACAAAGGAAGGATAGAAGTAGAATCCTCTCCAGGAAAAACCAGGTTTATGGTTTATTTACCGTTAGTTGGCCCTGGAGATGTTCCAAGTATCCCAAAAGAAATCTTTCGGGAAATTCGTGGTTAAGAAAACAGAGGTTTCCCTGGTTGGCTCAGGAGTTTTTCCCAGTTTTCTTTTGTTTTTTCAAAGTTCTGACGCAAAATACCAGCCTCTTCCGCATTAGAGTTTTGTTTTGCTTTTGTCCAATTTTGGAATTCCAACAAAGTTGTTTCACGAAGGTTGGCAAGTTGTTCTTCCCAGTGACGAAGTTTTGATTCTTCCAAGTTTGCAAATTGATTTAAGGTTTCTTTTTCCTTTAGATACATTGTTTTTTGGAGAATTTTTTCTTCTGAAACTTTTTTTAAGTTATAAGTAAGACCAAGATAAGACAAACCTTTGATCATCCATTTGGATGGATCATAGTCAAACCAACGAATCCCATTTCGGTAATCTGCCTGAAATTCGTGATGGAAGTTATGAAATCCTTCACCAAACGTGAAAAAGGCGATAATCCAATTGTCCCTCGCCGTTTGTTCTTTGGAAAAAGTTCGTTCTCCCCAAACATGACAAGCACTATTGATAAAAAATGTAAATTGGTGAACCACAAAGAGTCGGAGAAACCCTGCGACAAAAAATCCTTCTAAAAATGAACCCCAGAGCATTGTGATAAACCCGGGAAGGAAAAAACACATAAAGATAGAGATAGAATAAAAATGTTTATGTTGCCAAAGAACGAGAGGGTCATTCACCAAATCTTGAACCCCATTTTGAACATACTTACGTTTGCGAAACAACCAACCAATATGAGCAAACCAAAATCCTTTTTTGATAGAATATGGGTCTTTGTCTGTATCTACAAATCTATGGTGGATGCGGTGGTCTTCGCTCCATTCAAGAGCAGTCGATTGAAAAGCCGCGGCTCCAAAAAGAAGTAACAAAAGTTTGATGGGGGATTTTGCTTCATAGGCTTTGTGTGAAAAAAGTCTATGGTATCCAACAGTAATACCCATTCCAGTTGCGAAGAAATAGAATACAAACAAGGCCCAAGTGCCGAGGTGGATGGAACCATAAAGATAAAGGTAGAGAGTTCCAAAGATTCCTACTAAAGGAGAAGTGAGTAAAAATATCATTGTGACCCAATCAATGGGGGCCGTCGTTTTGATTTCAGCTTGTGTCGTCATAGAGAATTCCTGTTTCATGGTGTGGGAGTCCTAAAGCCAGAATTCGGTTGCAAAAAAAAATGAGTACAGAACGTTACAAACCAGGTTTTTTAGAACAGTGGGGACGTCGGGTTCTCATTCGAATTCACTCACATTCAAAAAAACCCAAAGATTCCGGAAAAAGTTTTGCTTATCATTCTAGAATCATCATCCTCTGGGGAATTTTTTGGTCCTTTTGGATTGGATTTTTACCATCGGTCGCTTTCGTTGCTCTCTGCACCTTCCTTCCTCCCCTCCGATTTTGGCCTCTTTCCAATCTCTCTTATTCTGCACTTTCTGGATTTATTTTTCTTTTGGCTCTTCTGACCATCATCGAATTTTACCTTCTCTTTCGATTAGGGTTTTATCTTTCGTTTCGAATGGCGCAGTACGCGGACATTGAACTTGCTGAAGAACCAGAACTCATCACACCCATTCCAGGTATGATGGCAAGGTTGGTTTTAGAAATCCCTGATCCACGATTCCGATTGTATGGAATTGATCCTTATAAACATCTGAACGAAAAGGCCTTATTTTTCCGAACAATATTGTATAAAAGTAAAGTGTTCCTTTCCAATATATTCGCCAAACTCATATTAAAGGTTTTTTTAGGAAGGACAGGACTTCGATTTTTAATTGAATACATATCGGGACCAGTCACGGGAATTTGGGATAGTTTAACTACATATATGATCCTTTATGAACTTCGCAAAAGGATCATCACAAGAAAATTATCCGATGCCATGTTGCTAAAAATCAAATCCAAAAGCCGCAGAAAAGAATTGATAGAATCAGCGGTCCGTTCTGTTGCCATCTCGATTGTTTATACAAAAACATTCCACCCTAACTTTGAATATTTGCTTTTTGGGTTGATTGGTCTTTTGCCAAATAAAGACAAACTAACAAACCTAGACGATTGGAATGAATTTGTCCTTTCCTTCCAAAATTTAACAGAAGAAGAAAGGAAATGGCCCATTGTCATTTTTGCCCTCTGTTCCTCATTCGATGGATCCTTAAATAATGAAGAACTAAATGCCTTTCAAGAGATCACTGAGGTTTCACCTTCTTGGCTTTTGGATCGGGTGCACCATTTGGCAGCTACCATTCGAAAAGGAGAACTTTCAGAATCTTTAGTTTGGATGGAAAAAATCCTTCCCGAAGAATCCATTCACTGAAAGACTAGAATTAATCTAAATACAAAGGAGACAATCATGGCCCAAGTAACTCTCAAAGGAAATCCCGTTCCCCTAGAAGGAAACATTCCCAAACCAGGGGACAAAGCTCCTGATTTCCGAGTCGCAAAACAAGATCTAGGTGATCTTACTCTAAAAGACCTTTCAGGAAAGGTAAAAATTCTCGTTGCAGTTCCTAGTTTGGATACAGCAGTTTGTGCCCTCGAAACAAAAAAGTTTAACGAAAAAGCAGCGAAAGAAAATGGAATCACCACCCTTATCATTTCTGGTGACCTTCCTTTTGCGATGAAACGTTTTTGTTCCACAGAAGGAATTGATTCTGAAAACTTAATCACAGGATCTCAGTTTAAAGATTTTTCTTTTTCCAAAAATTACGGAACTCATATTGCTGCTGGCCCACTTGCTGGTCTTTCCGCACGTGCTGTTTTTGTTGTGGATAAAGATGATATCGTAAGATATACAGAACTCGTACCGGAAATAGGCAGTGAACCTAATTACGATACGGTTCTTGCGGAAGCTAAGAAACTCGTTTAGTCAATTCATGGATTTGGCAGGGAAGTTTCAAACCATCTGCCAAAACTTTTATCTTAGAAACTAACTCACCATCAAAACTAAAAAATACTACCTTCCATTCTTCCTCTGCATTTGTTAAACATTGAAGTGTGTATGCGAGAGCAGAATCACGTCTTTCCGCATCCATATGTCGAAATGGTTCATCCAAAAGCAAAAATGGTAAGTTGAATTGTTTTCCAATCCGGAAGGCATATTCCAAACGAAGAACAAATGAAATTTGTTCTTTGGTTCCTGTGGATAAATTTTCGAAACGAAAACGATTACTAGAAGAATCTGTGGTGATTTGGATTTCGTCAGAGAAACCATTCCACTGGATTTGTTTTGAGGGAAGTGATCCTTTTAAAGCATCCATTCTTGATTGTAGTGATTTTACAAGGGAGGACATTTTGTCCGTGCTTTCGACTTGCATCTCGGAAAATATTTCTGATAACACTTCCAAACTTTGAAAGTTTCGATCCAAATCATTTTTCCATTTTTCTTTGATCTCTAGGTTACGTTTGTTTGTTTCCCATTCTTTTTGGGCAGGAACCATTTGTGATTCCAAAACAGCTTTTCCCGTATCTAACTTTTTTTCTAGTTCAATTACACTTCGTTCTAATTCGCGGATTTTTTCGGAAAGGGTTTGGATTCGATTCTCTAATTTTTGTTTGGTGGCTCTGTCTTCGGAAGAAAAGGTTTTAGAAATTCCTTTTTTTTCCAAGTCAGATACTTTTTCTTTTGTTTTAAGTTTGAGTTCCCCTAAATCGGCGGTTCCCCATTTTTTGGATTCGGTTTTTAAGGACTCGGTGAGAGTATTTAATTTCTCTTGTTTCAATCGAATTTGAACATACAATTCGGAAAGTTCAGATAAGGATTGTACTCCCGCATCTCGCCAAACACCTGCAAGTTCCTTCTCTTTTTCCAAAATGTTTTCACTTATTTTTTTATCTTCTCCGCGAAGCCCAGTGATTTCTTCTTCCAGCGAAGACAGGGTAGAACCAAAACCTTCTGATTCCAATTTTTGTTTTGTGTATTCTCTTTCATACCTTTGGAAACATAAAGACAAAGAATCCAATGTTAAGGATTCGGGTTTCCACTCACCCAAGGTTTTTGTTTCCATCTCCGTTGCGATGCGGCGAACCATCTCATTCCATTTCGGTTCATCTTTTTCT from Leptospira congkakensis carries:
- a CDS encoding LIC10124 family lipoprotein, which translates into the protein MRYVYLPVLCFLVGYCSSVTKIETLNRSFTKPKFITPLPGESEPLPSGRDYKERLVNKSTPHFSLLWKQVPEEFSKSDLLLLEEKILFPHNKLGLYKKAPKDADPKFSETSDLDLLLELSLTKNAERLSVEVQYKDPVLSQNYGKAIFVFQEEKEPAVKSVKSFDVFHGKRQLQPLTGTVPSYFAEVSTPSDDELRSYFTSSLRGNVSVFSTSPGTAIYLDGVEVGKAPLLSYQLINGKHTLSFAKPGKDPVKRNILIRAGKTTRVFQEWSDDISQGTIVISSFPPGLDIVVDGQKKGKTQYAESGVPYGSYPIQFIRTKNDSNFEYAKAGIKIRPKQITSIALPISLEDGVGWESEEFWNLTSASPNFSATFPGKLTFAKNKDLPAGWYGVYSEDLIPDYLEAELVLDLVKDLNGAVGLSFTDHNQNTILVYVDKTDFHIIKFSSEEKEAPVRSSYRWDKEDELKGRIVKLSTDIEKKMVRLSLGNKTVEELPWNFETFWNIGVLTPHNAPITGTPLRGVKIRYPDMVKFEERLQK
- a CDS encoding FecR family protein; translation: MKRTMIKQLSALGFVAIFAILFTACQKDSKESVTNVTEKSAQESNVVVAFVKGDVVVIRESGQVKPNLGDVLTSKDTIVTGQNGSVEILVGEDGVLKLNKNTSLSVSQAFAANDGSRETEVNMQYGKLVTVLRKERKTESFSVVTPTSIAGVRGTIFLTNVENPSAKGGNVACGSGNCVVKYTVLDGAVAIRKSNSENEIVVDKQKTAEVGNETKLSDKMIKPMDKQSLSEMKEMLAFENTKMLQFESLANELRTNNEELQKLNIGSSVEELEKAAKSREITKSKSDEVITTAKSIEDSKYIKKDVQKDSLKLAPKESFDKTK
- the rsgA gene encoding ribosome small subunit-dependent GTPase A: MGKELFIIARIFGAYYEIYSEGTSYALAVLKGKLRLKNSNERHPFVVGDMVLAEKSSGEEWVISEKLERKNFLSRKSDRGDSHVLCANLDQVAILASCKDPETKPGFIDRLLAASYQTEIPPLIIFTKKDLISDEEIEEREVYYRELGYEVMSVSLLSEESIQPLWERIRGKRTFLCGNSGVGKSTLMNHLHKKTVQRTNLVSGSTKKGKHTTTNSFALFLEENTVLIDSPGVKEWGILHLTPVELWESFPELRKIKESCQEIYCCELGSECSMRKHLNESMDETRKKSLESMIESLENPYRVTRRDHWTKAVTKRY
- a CDS encoding sensor histidine kinase; this encodes MQTQVFFPFGIIILSSFAWLVFAYTLGTTDSTKNLSLFACILGFLTLSLLYFLRKKPKTNESEKPKKRDELVQNLFALEKFKEELISFNDPDQISETISQFLTSKIPAEFAQVYTWDEREGQFRPRPFLESLDQKFSNLPSIPVFDPFLLWLSEREGIHIKENFIQFASTHHEKIAKQALVFFTETKSELVATLSIKSSLVGFILLGKHKEGKIYDIEEIEIILEILSVSLMSLSNSMIYQQLLNLTETLEAKVRERTKELEETQAHLVQSEKMASLGVMVAGIAHEINTPAAVINGSADNLDANLVFVLSHLGDISHLIQNPDFRSIYLDILFSFVKEDPTAKIDPKDKFKLKKETKHKFIQDGIPENDATDLATFIIDHHLLHMQEELIRIWKSGGKETFEMLKNTLSLQRNIKNIKYAIRNIVRIVKALKYYSHLGQASYAESDLHEGLENTLVIMQNQIKHGVEIERAYGTIPTVRCNIDELNQVWTNLITNAIHAMKKIEHPKLVISSRMVGEDYVLISFEDNGSGIPSEIKDKIWDPFFTTKDQGEGTGLGLGIVKGIIEKHKGRIEVESSPGKTRFMVYLPLVGPGDVPSIPKEIFREIRG
- a CDS encoding acyl-CoA desaturase, yielding MTTQAEIKTTAPIDWVTMIFLLTSPLVGIFGTLYLYLYGSIHLGTWALFVFYFFATGMGITVGYHRLFSHKAYEAKSPIKLLLLLFGAAAFQSTALEWSEDHRIHHRFVDTDKDPYSIKKGFWFAHIGWLFRKRKYVQNGVQDLVNDPLVLWQHKHFYSISIFMCFFLPGFITMLWGSFLEGFFVAGFLRLFVVHQFTFFINSACHVWGERTFSKEQTARDNWIIAFFTFGEGFHNFHHEFQADYRNGIRWFDYDPSKWMIKGLSYLGLTYNLKKVSEEKILQKTMYLKEKETLNQFANLEESKLRHWEEQLANLRETTLLEFQNWTKAKQNSNAEEAGILRQNFEKTKENWEKLLSQPGKPLFS
- a CDS encoding LBF_2804 family protein, producing the protein MSTERYKPGFLEQWGRRVLIRIHSHSKKPKDSGKSFAYHSRIIILWGIFWSFWIGFLPSVAFVALCTFLPPLRFWPLSNLSYSALSGFIFLLALLTIIEFYLLFRLGFYLSFRMAQYADIELAEEPELITPIPGMMARLVLEIPDPRFRLYGIDPYKHLNEKALFFRTILYKSKVFLSNIFAKLILKVFLGRTGLRFLIEYISGPVTGIWDSLTTYMILYELRKRIITRKLSDAMLLKIKSKSRRKELIESAVRSVAISIVYTKTFHPNFEYLLFGLIGLLPNKDKLTNLDDWNEFVLSFQNLTEEERKWPIVIFALCSSFDGSLNNEELNAFQEITEVSPSWLLDRVHHLAATIRKGELSESLVWMEKILPEESIH
- the tpx gene encoding thiol peroxidase, whose protein sequence is MAQVTLKGNPVPLEGNIPKPGDKAPDFRVAKQDLGDLTLKDLSGKVKILVAVPSLDTAVCALETKKFNEKAAKENGITTLIISGDLPFAMKRFCSTEGIDSENLITGSQFKDFSFSKNYGTHIAAGPLAGLSARAVFVVDKDDIVRYTELVPEIGSEPNYDTVLAEAKKLV
- a CDS encoding ATP-binding protein is translated as MKLKIENFGIFSKKEFPIERVTVFTGPNESGKTTILDAFVSALVKVAGSTKFGALLNARYKAERNSDLGIPKLTLSPNLFLNSLVIREGNMDVGSEKELITTIEQTIFDSGYNPEKLLEQVEQLSAKTGTRKSAKEWNLALSELNIAKQKFDDSEFSLNRISSQFVDLPIWETERQKIKLDLTNFESELTKLQTELLEFKETEQHNEIDRVYGQLLQWETLESGSKQDEKILKSGWDQKSKNLDGEIKSLEQKRNLSKERLVSLESKLESSSTQKKQIEQKSKKLESYFDYFETWKQMVRRFQEESPVIQKTIWNPLYRSLAGGFGVLGIFSLIFSIFSGFDGWIYILPTLFLVLSLYFVFRAKEIKLEKDEPKWNEMVRRIATEMETKTLGEWKPESLTLDSLSLCFQRYEREYTKQKLESEGFGSTLSSLEEEITGLRGEDKKISENILEKEKELAGVWRDAGVQSLSELSELYVQIRLKQEKLNTLTESLKTESKKWGTADLGELKLKTKEKVSDLEKKGISKTFSSEDRATKQKLENRIQTLSEKIRELERSVIELEKKLDTGKAVLESQMVPAQKEWETNKRNLEIKEKWKNDLDRNFQSLEVLSEIFSEMQVESTDKMSSLVKSLQSRMDALKGSLPSKQIQWNGFSDEIQITTDSSSNRFRFENLSTGTKEQISFVLRLEYAFRIGKQFNLPFLLLDEPFRHMDAERRDSALAYTLQCLTNAEEEWKVVFFSFDGELVSKIKVLADGLKLPCQIHELTKRVS